In Populus alba chromosome 4, ASM523922v2, whole genome shotgun sequence, the genomic window TTAGTGCTACTGAGAAGATCAAGCCCAATTTATGTGGGTCCTTAAATCAGCAATGTCCAAATGGTATacccaaaaataaaaggttCGGTCTGACACAAAGGATGTTGTTACAGTAACTGACGCCCATTTTACACCATTAGCTAATTGACATGCCTGGAAGGTAAGCATCTCTTTACACAACTATAAGAGTGGATGCTTGTGTATGATGTTTGTGATGAATGGTAGTGGGTGTCCAGAAGACGTGTCGAATAATAATTGATTGGGTTACCATAACATAGCTGGTAGCATGGCAATGAAAATGTACAATACAAAGGTGcttgatttcttcttctcttttttttcttttgggacATAAGAACCGAATAAAAACAAAGAGCAGCAGACATCACCAAAGTACACAGGAACACTTATTTCTATTAACACAAACACAcagacatataaaaaaaatggaaaaagaaaagaaaagaaataggcATCCGCAAACCTTTTTCATGACTCTGGCTTGTAAGGATAGCTGCATTCACCTCACTTGCTGTCTTAAGGCGTTGTGAAATATCTAAAAGATCTCCAACAGGGCAGTTAGAAACATCTTCAAAAGCCAGCAGCGCAACAGTCTTCTCCAGTTCTTCTAAAAAGCTATGCTGCAGAAATTTTCAACTTTCTCAGGTCATTTATTATCATGAAAGTGGTCATGTGAATGTGTCCACTAAGACAGTATTTATCTTCAAGGTGAATATCATTATTAgtttcaataattatgcaaccAGTTTAATCATTGAAGTTCAAccaaattgagaagaaaaacaaagccAGAAGGAACTGCAGATGATATTAAATGCTATGAAAGTAAACATGACAAAATTATGAGGAACTCGGAATTACATCTTCTTCTCCCCTTGGAGCAAGTTCCTCCTGAGCAAACTGCAGAGCCTCGTTTACTTTGCCATTGCGAATCAGTTCTATCAATCTCTGTTGCTGGAGATGGAAAAACAGTTGTGGATTTGTATCCAGTATCTGCATGCAAAATTTTCACATGATGAAATCTAGATAGAAAAAGGCCATAATCTATATGGTTGTGTCATACACGCATGCATGTGTATACATATACGTGCATGTGTTTTTCTGCATAGAACAAGCAATGATGACTTAAAGAACAGCCCTCTATGAAGGAATTTATGTTTCTGAAATTCCACAACCGCCATTAAAGATGAGGTTTCCATATTCTAGCTTTCTTAATCACTTTCCTGTGATTTTCAGTAGTACACACTAAACAGGCAATATGACAATGTCATGTATAAGAACATCACATGACTTTCTCATGGCTAGACTAATATGGGTTGCATGATAAGgcatgcaaaatgataatatataatcCTGCAGTTTATTCATTTGCTTCCTTGAAACATTCATTGCTTATAAGCATTTGGCCCATAAGAATATCATTGACATAACAACTGTATAGTTCAAGCCATTTTTCATTCAAACCTATAAAAGCAGTAGGACATGGGAGTTAAACTATGACCTGTTACTAAGGCCAAAGCATTAATTTTTCCAcaattatgaaataattaaatggtCATCGAAAGTTGAAGGTATCATACAGCTCAGTGCAATTGTATGGCCATTGCAAAGTTAAAGATGCTACAACCAACATAATCATAGATGACTGCCTACCATGCTTCTTGATCCTACTGGAAAAGAGAGAGTTTCAGATAACACATCCATGAATATGATAAGAAACTCCCAAAGTCCCTTAAAACAATGAAAAGctaaaatttcaacaaaaaagattaatcaaacaaacaatatAATCACATGATCCTAACAAACTATGATAGGGATAATAATATGTGTATAAATGACCCACAAGTCACCTTCACAAAGATTGTAGCAACATAGTAAAGCATCGCACCTCAGGATTTAAATCATTCACTTTCTCAATCGCGTCCTCAACATTTCCACACTGCACAGCCTTCTTAGCGGCCATTCGATCTGTAATAGTTGCAAGATCTATATCTGCTATTtctcaataagaaaaaaaaacaaaacatctcATGCCACCAAAGCACAAAAACCAAACATAAAATACCATAGTAAGAATAATgttgacacacacacacacacacacacagatgaAAAAGGATACGTTCAGCTCCAGATTCCATCTGAAATTTCTCAGCAGCGTCCACATAACCTTCCGTAACAAGAAAGTTCATCACCAATTTATTCATGTCTTCTTTCCTAATTTTTACATCATTAAGCTTTCTTTCCCACTCTTCTCTTGTAATCAACTTTTTTGACATAGCCTGTGCACAACAAACATAAACATAAGCACATTACCCATTCAACACCTATCTAAATATTCCAGTTTCAATAAATTTGTTCTACTCTGTATTTCTACACTAAATCTCACACAATTCAGCGCCATGAATGCAAGACTTCACACATTTCATTTCCTATTtttgtaaactaaaaaaacaatcaaaacattGGCACATATTTTCTCACTTGGATCTAATGTAACAAAACCCTAACTCAAACTACTTATCATAGTTATTAGGCAGGTCACAATCAAATTCTCTCTTTCTTAGAATTCAAAATGCCCTCTTTTAGCATGGATACTTACTACGTAACCAACTAGAGACAGCACCACACAATAAAGCACAATCAAGATCAAAATGCAGCATTAATCCAGTCAGTATTACCTTATAGTTGACAAAAGAAAAATCCCTACATAACCATTTTTAATTGTCTTCAATAGATGCATGAGATTAAACActtcaaaaacatcaaaataatcatgATTAACAATATCCTAATTCAAAGAAATTATCACCGTCATTTGGCTAGGTCAAAGTCACACcccttttctttaaattgaaAACTTTGGCCTATTTTATCTATCAGGATTTTCTTTTAACAATCAAGAAAAGACCACAGTTTTTAGTAAAACGCAATCATATCCAAACCCACCATTATAATCTAATCTTAAACCTTAAACAACAATCTTTCATTTCCTACAAAAAACACCACAGCATCAATCATAACTAATCACTATAAGAAAAGattaacaagaaatgaaaaaagaaaccatAATCTGTTACCATTGCTTCAATTTCCGCAAGTTCAAGAATTACAACCCAGAACAGTTACATAAGTGCACTAGCACCACCACCGTCCGTAATCCACTGGATTCCACTTCTCTCTGTAACCAAACAAACACCCAGATTAAAAACGCCTAAAAAGTCCTAAAACCTACACTGTT contains:
- the LOC118047354 gene encoding protein GID8 homolog isoform X2, yielding MAMSKKLITREEWERKLNDVKIRKEDMNKLVMNFLVTEGYVDAAEKFQMESGAEHIDLATITDRMAAKKAVQCGNVEDAIEKVNDLNPEILDTNPQLFFHLQQQRLIELIRNGKVNEALQFAQEELAPRGEEDHSFLEELEKTVALLAFEDVSNCPVGDLLDISQRLKTASEVNAAILTSQSHEKDPKLPSLLKMLLWAQNQLDEKAAYPRIKNLSTAMLEDPAV
- the LOC118047354 gene encoding protein GID8 homolog isoform X1 encodes the protein MAMSKKLITREEWERKLNDVKIRKEDMNKLVMNFLVTEGYVDAAEKFQMESGAEPDIDLATITDRMAAKKAVQCGNVEDAIEKVNDLNPEILDTNPQLFFHLQQQRLIELIRNGKVNEALQFAQEELAPRGEEDHSFLEELEKTVALLAFEDVSNCPVGDLLDISQRLKTASEVNAAILTSQSHEKDPKLPSLLKMLLWAQNQLDEKAAYPRIKNLSTAMLEDPAV